Sequence from the Gemmatimonadota bacterium genome:
AGAGCACCTGGAGAATCTCGAGCTCGGATTCGGTGGGTCTAGCCGGACTCATGCTGCTAATCTACGACGCTTTTCGTAGATCGCAACTTCCCCGGGGTGATTCCAAGAAAACGACGAAACTCACGCGTCATGTGGCTTTGGTCGGCGTAGCCGCATGACAAGGCGGCGCGCGTCTTTCATAGAACGCGGGGGACGATCGACAAGTTGAGGGCCGGCCGATGGCTCGTCTTGAAGAAAATCGACATGGCCGC
This genomic interval carries:
- a CDS encoding AraC family transcriptional regulator, which gives rise to MSCGYADQSHMTREFRRFLGITPGKLRSTKSVVD